The segment AAATTAAATTAGATCATCGGTAAATAAAACAGAAGCAGAATTAACCCAAATTTAAAAGCTTGGACAACTGGCTAAAATAAAAATGACTACCGACCAATCTCCGGTTAGTGGTTGCAGTAGCTAAAAGATATCGCTGGAGTAACCTGTAACTGCTGGATTTGATTCAAGAAAGGGCAATTAATCTACAAATGGCAGCGGAAAAATTTAACCTTTGTAATTTGCTAGTCCAATGCTATGTTCCTTTTCCTTCTGATATCTACATTTACACCTAAAAGAGGTTATTCATGTGCTACTGGTAGGTGCTAAAACAGCATTAATTAGCGAATATTAGAGCAGAATAAATTAACCTGAGTCATATACAAGGTTGTGAAACTAATGTTAGTTTCATGATCGACCTGTATTTTATGTCTCAAGTTGCCACTATCAAAGATTTGAGGAGTCTTGTTATATCAAACAACCTTTTTCTGAAATCACGATTTTTTCAATTAACTCAGTTGTTGGTAATAACTAAAATCAAGAATGATGTGAGTATTAAAAGACATTGTAATGAAAAAGAAAACAGTTAAAAAGCAGATCCGGCTAACAATTGCTAGTAATGCAGGTGGGTCAGGTAAAACCACGGTAGCAACCCATTTAGCATATGCTGTCGGTGCCAAAGGTTACAAAGTTACCCTAATAGAACTCGATCAAAACGGCTCACTATGTATTTTTGCAAGGCTTGCACCAGCATCAATGGAGCAGTCTCTAGCTGCTGTCTTCAAAAAAACATTTACAGGTGACTACCCACTTGTTCCACTTTGGACAGAACATCTTTCCACGGTTACGGCTATTCAAGGAGGAAAATTTCTCGAAGAAAGCATTGCAGAAATATATAACTATAATCGCCGTCACTACACACTGAAAGATAGATTAGAAGATTTTCCCTTAAATAGCGATTTGATTATCTTTGATACTCCTGCTTCCTTAGAGCCTATGGGTTTGATTGCACTAGCAGCTTCTACACATGTGCTTGTTCCTATCAAACCAGAATATAAAGATACAGGAGCTTTCGCAGGTTTTTTAGATTGGTTCTATAGTAAAGTAGACGATTTGAGATTGAAACCTCAACCTGAAATATTAGGGTTTGTACCTACACGAGTAGATTTATATGGCGTTGGGGCACATCGAGATATTTTAGGTTTAGACAAAAAGGGCAACCTCAGAACTGATATTGAGCCTGAGAGAACTCT is part of the Nostoc cf. commune SO-36 genome and harbors:
- a CDS encoding ParA family protein, whose protein sequence is MKKKTVKKQIRLTIASNAGGSGKTTVATHLAYAVGAKGYKVTLIELDQNGSLCIFARLAPASMEQSLAAVFKKTFTGDYPLVPLWTEHLSTVTAIQGGKFLEESIAEIYNYNRRHYTLKDRLEDFPLNSDLIIFDTPASLEPMGLIALAASTHVLVPIKPEYKDTGAFAGFLDWFYSKVDDLRLKPQPEILGFVPTRVDLYGVGAHRDILGLDKKGNLRTDIEPERTLPFLIKQMGIRCFPYIRESNYYLKASGSGLPLNLYRPGYDASEDFKPIVTSLIKLMTEEL